The Romeriopsis navalis LEGE 11480 genome segment TACTATCGGACATGACCTTACTGAAAGTGGGTGAATTGTTGTCATTCACTTTGTTCGTTCTAGAAACAGGGAATTTCGCATTACCCCTGTATAACTCAGCAAAGAAATCAGCACGGTCTTTTTTAGTAAACCGAATTTTCGCATCAAAGCGCGAAATTGCTTTTGCAGAATGGACTTTTACAGTAACGCTACGTCTGACTGCCTGAGTATATACGCTGCCACTATAGCTACCGCTAGAAGATGTAGCGCTTTTATTAACCCGTAGGAGGTATCGCTTTCCGGAGCTTGTTTGGACACTGCCATTTTTATTGAATAGCACTAACTTATCGGCCCGATCAACCTGGAAATTCTTGTTGGTGTCTTCATATAATCCCCAGCTGGCACCACGAGCATTGAGGGTAAAGCTGAATAACTTTGTTCCAGGTAATACAGGGAAGTACTGAACATCAGTTTTATCAAAGCGCGAAACAGACCCTTTAATTTGTAAAAAGTTTTTGGGACTAATAGCTCCCAAGGCTTGCATATTGGGCTTGAGATTATTGGGTTCCATATCTTTCAGCTGAATTGTCTGGATTCTTGTAGCAGCAGCAGATTGGTTCAGCATCAGTGGTGCAGTAAACATCGATGCACCCAGCAAAGCAGCAGTAAATAGTTGACGTTTCATGGTTTTCCTTTATTTGTGTTGTTTGTTTGTTGAGTGAGGTTTGATTCATTTCCTCAACCCACCTGAAACTAAGATAATCAGTCGGCCGATCCAGAATCGATCCATTACCGATCCAAAAGCGATCCAGTTCAATTTGATTCATAAAAAAGCGCTACTTCCTTTTGGGAGTAGCACTTTCAGGAGATCGAATTTTGATCGAATCAATGATATCTATGGTGCAATTAGCATTGCTGGCCACATTCGATCGCACGATAAGCCTAATTCCTCATGTGCTGATTCAACCACCCCATTGTCTGGTGCATTCAGTTCACAAATTAACTTCGATCGATCCTTCGATACATAGGACTGCACCCACTCCACCCCTTGATGTGTCAAATTTGACATCAGCTTTTGCGTTGTCGCCTCACGATCGGCCGCCGATAGTTCATTGGGATATGTCACTTCAAATACCTTTAACGTCTCCTGATTTCTGGGTGACTGCTTAATCGCCAATTTCATCGCCTCGGCGGTCCAAACCTGACTAAAGAACCCACCGGCTTTGCGATATGAATCACGAATCGACTCCGCATCTGGCGCATCAAATGTGCAAATCATGCGACGACGATCATTTGATAGCAATGAGTATCGCCATTCGCCTTGACGTTCAGTCACACAACTCAAAATGCGAAAATCTGTCTCCGTTGGCTCATCCGGCGTTAAAGGCGCATCTGATAGTGTTTCGACAATAACTAAAGACATAAGAAACCTCGTTCAAGCTAATTCCAGTGAAAATATGCTATTGGTCAAATCCCAGTCGCATCGAATTCTGACTGGTTGAAATGCAGGCCCGTTCAGCGTTGCTGCGAATGCCGACTGATTGCCGGAGCACGCGCCTGTATTTGTTGACTCAATTGCTCCAGGGCCTGTCTCGCCGGGAGATTGATAAAATCGCGATCGACAATTTCCTGCAAAATTCCGTACTGCGTTGCTGCCAAGCGCCGTTCTCCCATCGCCCATAAACCCTGCACCCAAAGCGCCCAACTGTGAGCAATTTCACTCGGCTGATCCAAACGTTTAGCAATATCTAAAGCCATCGTCGATCGCGTCACGGCTAATTCATATCGCCCACCGTCAAAATCTGCTTTACCGGCCCACAACAGCAAATAAGCCAACGATCGCTGGGAATCCAACTGCTCCAGCACATCGAGCGCCTGGACCAAATCCAACTCGGCATCAGTTTCCGCCAAACAGTAACGCACTAGTGCCTTTAACCCGCGTGCGATGGCGACTTCACTGCCATCACTTTGCATTTGATCGGCAAGGGTAATCATGGTCTCGCAGTCAGACAAAGCATCCACTGGAGTATCCGCCTCAATCTCCACCATGATTAAATAGCGTAAATATAGAATTTCAATCCAGTGATCCTGCTCCGCCTGAGTAACGGCTAACGCCGTACGCAAATTTGATCGGGCTGCTGCATACCGCCCATAATGCCGATGGATACATCCCAACCCACAGTTAATATCCGCCGATCGCAGCCCCAATCGTTCGGCCAGCGATTGCGCCTCTAAGAGTACCGCTTCCGCCCGAATCATATCGCGGCCAATTTCCGCTAGGCATGAGCCGCTATGGGCCAACATGCGCACTGCATCCGCTGGATTTGCCACTCGACTAGCGGCCGCCATCTGTAACGAATGCTCATGCAACTCTACGTAGTTGTCCAGCACAAACTGAATATTTAGCAGCGAATCCATCACAATCGTCGCTGCCTCAGTTAGGTTCAATGCTGCCGCCTGCTGGTGCAACTGTTGCACTTCCTCGGCCAACTCAGCACCACGCTCGCCAGTCACCCCGGCGACCACACAAGCCTCGATCAACTTGGCCCGCAGGGGAATCTGCTTTTTTGGCGTTAGCCCCTCACAATATTCAATTCCCTTCTGAGCCAGTTCTAAAGCATCGGTATAGGCAAACAGACGTAAACCATGTTCTGCGGCACCAAGATATGCGGCTGCGGCAACGGCTTGTTCACCCCCAAGTGCGGCATGGTGGGCAATATCACCTGCCATTGATGGATCTTGGGCGTGATGCGCTTGAAGTTGTTGAGAAATCTGCAAATGCACCAATTGCCGTCGTGGTGCCGAAAGCTGCTGGTACACCACCCGCCGCACAATATCATGAGCAAAATCATAGTCCCGCTCATGCGCGACTGTCGCACTGGGCCGAATAATTGACTGTTGTTCTAGCTCCTCGATCGCCCCCAGCAATGTGGCTAATGGATAATTCGCAACCTGAGCAATTGTCGAAGGATTAAAGCTCCGACCCAGTGCGGCGGCCCAAGGCAAGACGGCCTGCGCATCATCATCAAGCAGTTGCAACCGATCCTGAATCAGGGCTTCGATGTTATTGGTCTGCCCTGTCTGTTGCTGGGCCAAAGCCCGCGCAATTTCTAAGGTAAATAACGGATTTCCTCCACTATCGATAAACACCTGATTGACAATTTCTAGTGATAAATCAGCAGGGTCTACTGCCTGTGTACTCCGAATCAAATCAGCGGTTTGTTCTCGATCGAGCGGCTCCAAATCAATCCGTTGCAACTTCTGCTCTCGCCGTAATGCTTGGAACACCCGTTGCATCGTCATGTTATCTTCCATCTCCCGCGGCCGGGCCGTACAAGCAAACAACACCGGTAATGGTCGCAACAGCCGTATCGCATAATGCATCAACGTCGAAGATGCTTCATCAAACCACTGAATATCATCCAAAATCATCACTAGCGGCGCTTGCTTAGCCCGCTCCACCAGCAATTGCACCACCGCATCTAATAACTGACTGGGATCAGGCGGCGTTAATGGTGGTTGCCCCAACTCTGGCAATAAAAAACGTAATTCTGGTGATACGGAAACATCGTTCACATCCGGCACCATGCCGGCTGAGCGCAACGCATCAATCCAGATCCCATAGGGGCGCATCATCTCGGCAGCAAACCCCTGGGCCCACAAAACCTGGGCCTGATTTGCCTGGGCAGTCGCTTGGAGTTCCTCCATCAAACGGGTTTTGCCAATACCGGGTTCACCCACTAGTAACATCACATTAGCGGACTGACTGGCATTGACCTGATCGGGATGTTTTAATGTGGGATTTGACCATTGGCGCAGTGCGGACCACTCCAGCTCACGACCGACCAAGGGAAATTGCGCGACATGGGACTGTGATATGGCTAGCGACGAGATTTGGGTTGTGGCAGTCTCTGGAGTGGTGTTCAGGGGTCGGTTTGCCACCGCATTGCCCGTTGAGGTCGGCACATCATCATCACAGAGCAACTGCTCGTAGAGCTTCCTTGTTGTTGTACTGGGATCGATCCCCAACTCCTCCCGCAATATCGTCATACACTGGTGATACATTTGCAGCGCATTCGATCGATCGCCCATCAAGCCGTATAGCCGCATTAAGGTACAGTAGGCGGCCTCATTTAGCTCATCAAGCCGCAGCATTTGTTGAGCATGGGTAAGGGCGAGGGGATACTCCTGTTGCGCTTCTAACAGACTCGTCAATTGCTCTAATGAACGGCTATAAAGCTGACGTAAGCGCTCACGTTCTGGGAAGACCCAATCATCATCGAAATTTGGGAGCAAGTCGCCTCGGTATAAGTTGATTGCCTGTTCCAGATTGCTCCGGCGAGTTGCTTGATTCGCTGTGGCTGCAACCTGTGCGGCTGCAACTTCAAAGGCTTCAATATCTAAACTATAGTCACCCTTAGGTCGCCATTGCAGTAATTTCGTATCGGTCCATAGCCATTCCTCATCAGCTGGTAGTCCCCGACGCAAACGGCTGAGTTCCTTACGCAGATTGGCGCGGGCCTGTGCTTCATTCGAGTCGGGCCAGATTTGGAACGCCACCCGCTCACGGGGCTGCGCCTTCGCTCGGTATAGCATCAGATAGGCCAATAAGCGCTGCGATCGTCCGGCCGTGATTGTACTAAGCGGTTGATCACCATAAATCAGTGAGAATCCACCGAGGAGGCTAATACGTAAAGTGAGGGACATAATTTAACCGTCCTTCAGACGAACCGATGATCAACAGGGAAACGAGCACGGAATGTGGTTTTGCCTCTGGGTATAGACGTATGGGGTGGGATCGGTGCTAGGCCTGTTTGGCATACTTGAGTAATGGCAGTGAAAGCAATAGTGTTGTGATTAGTATGCAAAATCCTGTACAGCAGGAATTCAGGAGAATTCAGTTCTTCCGGTAGGGTGGATTCAGAAGAATTCAGGTTTTTTCAGGTGACGATCGAGCCAGCCATAACAATTCTTTCACCAGTGCAATATCGTGGTGAATTAAAGGCTAGTGATCATAGCGAATTTTGCTCGATCGAAATTCAGTTAAGTTCAGGTCTTACTGGGATATTTGACCAAATCATCATTGCTAATAAATTTCCAAGCTGATAAATTTCCAATAAATTGACTTGAAGTCGGTGAAGTGTTTGCGACATGATGAAGCTGGCAGTGACCGGTATTTGCTGAGCTGTCATTAAGTTGCTCTGGCGCTGGATTTATGATGATGCATCACCGCGATCGACCAATTTTGCGCTGGTCTATCCATCACTGCTGCTTGTGGGGGATGCTCACAGTTGGGGGTAGTTTGATGCCGTCGATCGCGATGGCCCAAATTACGCCTACAACCAATTGGGGGGGCGAGAATTCTCGGCTCAATCCTGCGGGTCTTGTGAACGGCCAATCAGCCCTAGTGATTGAAGGGGGGGCGACCCGTGGCAATAATTTATTCCATAGCTTTCAGCAATTTAATGTTGCGAATGTTCAGCGGGTTTACTTTGCCAACCCGGCGAATACATCGCTAATTTTCTCGCGGGTTGTGGGTGGTCAGCCCTCGAATATTCTGGGTACGCTCGGGGTGAATGGCCTGGCAAGTTTATTTCTGCTCAATCCCCAGGGCGTAATTTTTGGCCCCAATGCGCAACTCGATATCCGGGGGGCATTTACCGCGACGACGGCAAATGCTGTGCAATTCGGTAATCAGGGAACGTGGGCGATCGCGCCCACGAGTAATCCCCCATTGCTGTCGATCGCGCCTTCGGCCCTGACCTTTGCGGCAAACCAAGGCGCAATCACGAGTCAATCCCAAAATCTCGTTGGTGCGGCCGGGCAAAGCCTGCTTTTACTGGGTCGATCCGTGCAACTGAATGGTGGCAATATTACAGTTCCTGGGGGCCGCGTTGAATTGGGTGGAATCAATGGTGATGGCACTTTGGCCTTGCAACAGCGGGGCAACCAATTTGAAATCGTGGCACTACAGGGAATTCCGGCGGATGTCACGATGACAAATGCAACTACGGTAAATCTGCGATCGAATAATGGCGGTGATTTCGTCGTAGGGGCCAATAATTTCACACTCAGCGGTGAAGGGACGCAGATTCAAACGGGACTGGCGGATAATGTCAGTCAACCCAATGCCCAGGCGGGCAATGTTGATATTCAGGCGATAAATGCCGTCACGATTCAAAATTCTGCGACGATCGATCGCCTGATTCCGGCCACTGCATCCGGTGGAAATGGCCAAATTCGGATTGAAGCAAAGACGATCGATTTGCTGAATGGTGGACGTATCAATAGCACCTTGGAGGGACGTGGTGGTGGTGGAATCGTTTCCCTGAAAGCGGATGTGATTCGGATTGACGAAGTTGCGTCGAATCGTCAGTCGAGTGGGATTCAAACTGGGGTTGAGTCAGGCGCAGTTGGGACGGGGAGTGACGTAACGCTTCAAGCACGATTGCTGCAAATTACCAATGGGGGGCGAGTGGAAACGGATACGGCTGGCACTGGGGATGCCGGTAATATCACCATTGATCTGACTGGCGAGTTTGGCTCATTTGGACTCAGTGCGGCCCGCCGATCGCGCAGTGGGATTGGGACATTTGTTGAGCGTAATGCGATCGGGAATAGCGGCAAAATCACGATTAACGCTGATTCAGTCTTATTTCAAGATGGGGCCAAGGCCCTGGTGAATGTCGCGGGTCAAGGTCAGGGTAAAACGCTGGCGATTAATACGATCGGGAACGTGATTTTAGATGGGGCAAAGCCGTTTCCCGGTTCAACGCCCAGTGGTTTGCTGTCATTACTCCGGGATGGTGCGGTTGGGCGATCCGGCGACATTAAAATTCGGGCGGAATCCCTGATTGTTCAGGATGGTGCAGCAATCTCGACGGATGCGACGGGGCAAGGTGATAGTGGCAATGTGGATGTGGTGGTGCGTGATTTGGCAGTATTTGATGGCGCATCACCTACGGGCTTTCGCAGTACGATCGGCACTTCGGTTGAACGACTGTTTTTTCCTGGGTTCAGTTTTGTGGGTAATGCGGCGGGCCAAGCGGGTACGATCAGTGTCACAGCCCGTGAGGTGCAGCTGACCAATGGTGGTTATTTCGCGAGTAGTCTGACGGATGCGCCTGGGGCAGCGGGAAAAATTATTGTGAACGCAACGGAGAACGTAATCATTTCGGGAACTGGCACAACTAAACTGTTTTCGCCAAGTGGGTCTATATCATTTGAGGCATCATCGGGTTTATTTACCGAAACCTCGGATGATACGTCCGGTGCTGGTGGGGAAATCCGGATTAACTCCCCCAACCTTGATTTATCAAATGCGGCTTTAATTAATTCTTTGACATCGAGCCGAGGGCCGGGGGGGAATATCACCCTCAATGTGCCGGAAATTAATATTTCTGGCGGTGCCCAAGTCAGAGTGACGACGCTTGATACCGCGCGTGCCGGTGACATTTTGCTCAATGCTGCCGATCGACTTGTGGTCAGTGGAACAAATCCTAATTTTGTCCCTGCCGATAGTCCGGATCTCCAACCGCTGTTTTCAGCAAGTGCGATTTTAGCCGATACACAACCCGACTCTAGTGGTCCCGGTGGTATTCTGCGGATTAATGCGGGTGATGCGATTGTCCAAAATCAGGGCACGATTTCTGTCAGTAGCCAGGGTCAGGGAGCGGCAGGATTGCTGGATATTACAGCCCGTTCTCTTCTGCTAAAAGATCGCGGTTCACTGACTGCTGGCACCAGTAATGCAACGGGTGGCAATATTAATCTCAATCTTCAGGCAGCGCTACTGCTGCGTAATGCGAGTACGATTTCAACGACCGCTGGAACGGCTCAGGCGGGGGGTGATGGTGGGAATATTCAGATTCGATCGCCCTTTATTGTGTCTGTTCCCAATGAGAATAGCGATATTACGGCGAATGCTTTTTCGGGTCAGGGCGGACAAGTATCGATCGATACGCTGGCGCTATTTGGGTTGATTCCTCGGAGTCGATCAGACTTGGCAATTGCCTTGGGCAGTAATGAACCATCGCAGTTGCAGCCATCGCGACTCAGGAGCAATGACATCACCGCCATCTCCCAAATCGATCTGAACCTGAGTGGTGATGTGCGAATTAGCCAATTAGATGTTGATCCGACCCAATCAGCCGCACGCCTACCGGATGACTTGCTCGATCGATCGGATCAAATTAATCAAAGTTTGTGCCGTGTGACCCAAGGAAGCCAATTTATTCTGACGGGGCGGGGTGGGCGTCCAACTTCGCCGATCGTTCGACAACTCACGCCGCTGCGGACTTGGGAGGATATTCGCTTCAGTCAAGTTGCAGAAACTGCTGAAGCTAAGGCTGCGTCGATGGTTCAAATGCCAGGTACGCGGCAAATCGATCGACTCACTGAAGCCCAGAGTTGGTATCGCAGTGATGATGGCAAGATCCACTTAGCTGCTAAGGTAAATCGCGCAAAATCTAGTTGGATGAGTTTACCCGGTTGTTGAAACAAATCGCGCAAGTCGCTTGTGCCTTGATGAGTTACGGCTGCATTATGGCAATCTGTGACGCCGACTCGGAATTTACCGTTACTGATTCAATGGTGGCGAATACACCCAGTATCGCAATTAGCGTAATGCCCCAAGCTAAGAAAATGCTGTTCAGCGTTGAATTTGCGTAGGGTTGATGTTGTTGCTGATTTGCTGGTTTCATCGTATTTTCTCCATTTCGGAAAATTGCTCGATATGTCCAGTATCGCAATAACGATCGCTGAGGAGTTGGGGTAAATTCAGGGGTTGAATTCAGGTAATTGATTGCGAATTGATCAATTACTTCACTATGAAAGTGATACTGGCGCGATGTTGATTCGCGTTGCCCGTGACGGTAATCGGTTCACCTCGTAGCCCGAGGAGATTGCCCGTGGGGCCAAATATTTGGCCGGTTTTGGGGTCATATTCTAAATGCAATTGCCGATCGTCGGTGGGGCTAATGTCAGCGATATCGGTTTGTGGCTGATCAGGATCACGGTCTTCTAGTAATAGGGATATTGCGACACGGCGATTCGAGGTGAGCGGTATTGCGACACGATGATTGAGGTGAGGCCGATCGTGATTGACGATAGTAATTGAGGACTCAACGGTGTCGCCGATCGAAGTTGTTACTTGAAAATCGGCGCGGTGACTGGGACGAAATGGCACTTTGGGGTCAAATGCTGTGAGGGCGCGGGCGCGCAGAACGACGAAACTCAATATTTCGGTGTTGGCTGCCACTTTATCTGGTGTTGCACCGGACTGGCGCTCTGGGATAATCGCTGAACTGTGATGCGAAACGGCGCGTTGAGCCATGCTATTGGGAGCATGGGCTAGGGCTAAACCGGCGGTGAGGCCGAGTAATACAAAAGCTGTGGTTGATTTCATGACGGATGTGGCTAAGCAAAGGCGTAATTTTGACAACAGTAGGCGCTGTCGCGTCAAATCACTGCCATTAGCTTTAGTATGGAAAATCTCACCTCGATCGAATTCAGGTTTTTTCAGTAGTCGCTGGACTAGAAGATTTGGCGGCTAGATTTATAGCTCATCGACGGGTTGGCCAATTGCGCTGAGAAATGCGGATTTGTTGGCGGGTGAGACGATAATCGATCGAGGGCGACCATTGCCGTATTTGATTTCTAGGCGATCGAGGGAAAGTGCGGGACCGGATAAAGGATTGTGGGTTGCCTGAACGGAGGCAATGGTTGAGAGTGGCACAATCCAGCGGAATGGCCCACTCTGTACTCGGAGTTCCCGGTCAGTAACGACGTATTGTGTTGATAAGCCAATCCAAATCGGCATGCCGACGCCGAGGAGCAGCATGCCCACTGCGGCTAAGTAGGAAATTGTCTGACCTTGAGTCAGGCTGATATAGACGCCGAGGATGGATGTGATGATTAGCAGGGCGAGGATAACCAACAACCAGTTATCGATTTTTGAATGGAATGTTTGCATTGTGTGAGTCCTGAAGATTGGGATGGAATAGATGACAAGATTAACTTAAGCCTATGATGCCAGTGCGATTGATATTTGAGGTGAATTCAGGATTTGCTTGGGGTTGTCGGTGTTGATGCAATTTTTCTGGTAGTTGCGCGACTGATGACAACTTAGATGGCTACCAGCAGGATGTAGACTTCAAGGTATGCGGAAATCACGAACTTTGCGGTGGAAGTGGTGCTATCACATTACGATTCGGTGTAATAGTCGAGCGTTTCGACTGTTGCGGCGGGTCTGTCGGGAGGTGCTGCTGTATGCGTTATCCAAGTGCCGGGAGAAGTTTGGCTTTAAGCTCTATGGTTTGTGCATTATGAGTAATCATGTACATTACCTGCTTGAGCCAAGGGAGCCGGAGGATTTGCCCAGGTTGATGCACTGGCTTAACTGGTATACGGCGATGTGCTTTAACCGGATGCTGAATCGGACAGGCCACTTTTGGGAGAAGCGGTATCACAGTACGGGGTTTCCGAATAGCGACTATCGGCGGGCGCTGAATACGCTGCGCTATATCCATGGGAATCCGAAGGTAGCGGCGATGCAGCAGGGTTTCTTTTATGACTTTAGTAACTACGGGATTTATGACCGGTTGACGGAGGATGGGCTAACGCAGTGGCATCCCGCATTCTTAGCGTTGGCCGCGAGTCTAGAACTTTGTGCCGCCGCCTATCGCAAGTTTTGTCGGCGGTATCAGCCCAAGCCGAAACCACCGAAGCGGCATCGCTGGGGCAGTAAGCTACTCGGGAAGATTCGGGCGCGGGGAAAGCCGAAAAAGGTGAGTCCGGGACAAAAGAGTCTGTGGGATGACTGGGATCTGCCTGCGGCGGAAATATTGGCGGTGGCTGAGAAATTTGTGCAGGCGAATCAGTATCCGCCGAAACCACCGGATCCCTACTCTGATTGAGGTTGAGCCTGGTGCCAGGTAAAGAATCGCTGAAAGGGTTGATTTGAAGATGAAATAGCTGCTGTTACAAACCTTTAAAAATTGCTAGGACTGCTGTGTGCTACAGTCCACAAGTCTTTGCGCGAGAAAAGATATCACTCACCCAACTCCACCACCCCCCCCTAGAAGGTAATTCTCCCTGTAGAGAAATTGAAGGATTCTTTTGGAGGTTTTCGTAATCCATGAATTCACCTTCGATGCGCCAACCGACGCGATCACAAAATAATATCCACTGTTGTCGTTCTTCGTCGGTTAAATCATAACCCTTTGGACTGCCACATTCTTCCCAAATTTTTTTCTGGACAGAGAAGCCAAACTTTTCGCCGCTGTATTGAAGCCAGAGTGAATTGAGCCGTTGCAGATCCCAGCAAGGAAACGTCTCCAGATCTTGGACTGTAAAATATTCACCGAAATCTTTGCCACAGGTCTGAATCATCAAGCGATAATTTTCGATGTCCGCTTCGCGCCATTGGCCCTGCTGCATGAACTGCTCAATTCGCTGATAGCGCAAGGGTTGTAATTCGCTAATCCAATCTGGCTCGATCCGCTCAGATGGATGCCGAACTAAGCAATCGTAGGCTAAGTAGACATTCCCTGCTTTGTCTTCACCGTTGCAGGCGGCTTGCGCAAGTGGATGCAATTGAAGTGGCTTTAGCTGACTGCAATACATCAGAATCGTCTCGCGCCACCAGTCCTCATGCCAATGGGCAATCAGCTCATCCGTTAGATTCAACCGACTGATTTCTAGTGCAGCTAAATAGTTACGAAAACTAAGATGAGAAAAAGCATACTCCTCTGTATCGGGCTCGTATAGCAGCTCGCTGATCTGTACCATCTGCTTCAGAAAAGACTGAGCATCTGCGGTTTCATCAAGTTTTGCCAAAGCTAATCTGATCAGCTCAAGTAACTTATTTTTTTCAATTTGCACCGTATTCTGTCGCACCATTTCTAGGGCCACAGCCTGAAGCACCTGTTGTCGTTCCAATGGTTTATCCAGCAGCATCGCCACCCGTTTGGCACTGGGGCGTGCTCCAAGCTGAAGATCGCAAATTTCTTGATAAAGCTCAGTTTTAAGCTGTGGCAGCGTTTCATTAGGATAAAACTTATGCAGTCGTGCAATCAAATTCAACAGCAACGGATTCCCAGACATCTTCTGTAATTCCGGTGAACTGTCAATTTGCCCGATCAGATTTGCTGCTTTGCGTTGTGCCTCATCACGCACGATGGGTGACATTTTCCCCATCCGAAACACGAGTTCCTGACTCAGATACCACTTCTGCACGAACGTATCACGCTCGATTTTTTCAAATTCGCGGACACGTAAAGTTGTGGGTTGTTCTGTCGCATATTCCTTGAAGTCGTCATAGCCCCCCGGTCGAGAAGTCAACAGAAAAACTGAATTGGGGTAGTTGTTTACCTGCCGACTAATCCACTCAGCAATAGTTTGCCGCTGATGCTTGGCTACCTCATCAAAGCCATCGAACATAATTAATCCATGTTTCAGCTTATTCTCAGCCCAATTGCTGGGTACCTTGAGATTCGGCCCGTCGCGGAGATCCTGCAAATGCCGCATCATCAAGTCAGTCATTGTGATTGACGGATTCTCTGAAATCACGTCGCGCCACTTTCGTAGGAAAATTAGAAAAGGTAGTAAAGTCGGTACCTGCCGCCCATATTTTCGTTGTTGACCCTTGGCATATTTGTAGGTCACATGACGCATCAGCGTAGTCTTCCCCGAACCACCATCGGCCAAAATTGCGATAAATCGATAGGCCGGGACTCGTTTCACCTGGGCCAGAAAGTCCCAAATCTGCCAAGTTTGGCTCCGCTCTTCTGACGATACTCCACCACCAAATTTTCCTACCGAGAGGTCGAGATTTAATGGCACGAACACATCATCTAAATTGATCTGCCAAATTCCATCCGGCTGCTTAAAATCTTCTGTCCCGTAGTATTCCTGGCAGCGTTCTCCTTGTCTCTGTAAATAACGCCCATCACAACCTGAGAAACGCCACTTAACCGCTTCAAGCCCATGGTCAATGGATTGGTCGATCGCCTTGCCCACGTTTTCAAGACGGCGTTGATTGCCTACATGTATAGGCTCTAGGAGTTTGCCAAGATAAGAGAAACAAAATCCAATGAGTGCCGAGGCAATTGCTTCTGCCGATTTATGCTCAATAAAAAGTAGCCATAGGCCATAACCCCCACCAACGGTAATACCGCCTGGTTTCAAAGCCTTAATGGCGAGTGC includes the following:
- a CDS encoding C2 domain-containing protein; protein product: MKRQLFTAALLGASMFTAPLMLNQSAAATRIQTIQLKDMEPNNLKPNMQALGAISPKNFLQIKGSVSRFDKTDVQYFPVLPGTKLFSFTLNARGASWGLYEDTNKNFQVDRADKLVLFNKNGSVQTSSGKRYLLRVNKSATSSSGSYSGSVYTQAVRRSVTVKVHSAKAISRFDAKIRFTKKDRADFFAELYRGNAKFPVSRTNKVNDNNSPTFSKVMSDSIAFDAKSLRYRIQLMDADAGFDDEANISPASSKSLFITYLPEKRQVLGPNGKVIGRSGQRITMQGNSGKRASITFSVNHIDR
- a CDS encoding DUF4242 domain-containing protein, with translation MSLVIVETLSDAPLTPDEPTETDFRILSCVTERQGEWRYSLLSNDRRRMICTFDAPDAESIRDSYRKAGGFFSQVWTAEAMKLAIKQSPRNQETLKVFEVTYPNELSAADREATTQKLMSNLTHQGVEWVQSYVSKDRSKLICELNAPDNGVVESAHEELGLSCDRMWPAMLIAP
- a CDS encoding BTAD domain-containing putative transcriptional regulator → MSLTLRISLLGGFSLIYGDQPLSTITAGRSQRLLAYLMLYRAKAQPRERVAFQIWPDSNEAQARANLRKELSRLRRGLPADEEWLWTDTKLLQWRPKGDYSLDIEAFEVAAAQVAATANQATRRSNLEQAINLYRGDLLPNFDDDWVFPERERLRQLYSRSLEQLTSLLEAQQEYPLALTHAQQMLRLDELNEAAYCTLMRLYGLMGDRSNALQMYHQCMTILREELGIDPSTTTRKLYEQLLCDDDVPTSTGNAVANRPLNTTPETATTQISSLAISQSHVAQFPLVGRELEWSALRQWSNPTLKHPDQVNASQSANVMLLVGEPGIGKTRLMEELQATAQANQAQVLWAQGFAAEMMRPYGIWIDALRSAGMVPDVNDVSVSPELRFLLPELGQPPLTPPDPSQLLDAVVQLLVERAKQAPLVMILDDIQWFDEASSTLMHYAIRLLRPLPVLFACTARPREMEDNMTMQRVFQALRREQKLQRIDLEPLDREQTADLIRSTQAVDPADLSLEIVNQVFIDSGGNPLFTLEIARALAQQQTGQTNNIEALIQDRLQLLDDDAQAVLPWAAALGRSFNPSTIAQVANYPLATLLGAIEELEQQSIIRPSATVAHERDYDFAHDIVRRVVYQQLSAPRRQLVHLQISQQLQAHHAQDPSMAGDIAHHAALGGEQAVAAAAYLGAAEHGLRLFAYTDALELAQKGIEYCEGLTPKKQIPLRAKLIEACVVAGVTGERGAELAEEVQQLHQQAAALNLTEAATIVMDSLLNIQFVLDNYVELHEHSLQMAAASRVANPADAVRMLAHSGSCLAEIGRDMIRAEAVLLEAQSLAERLGLRSADINCGLGCIHRHYGRYAAARSNLRTALAVTQAEQDHWIEILYLRYLIMVEIEADTPVDALSDCETMITLADQMQSDGSEVAIARGLKALVRYCLAETDAELDLVQALDVLEQLDSQRSLAYLLLWAGKADFDGGRYELAVTRSTMALDIAKRLDQPSEIAHSWALWVQGLWAMGERRLAATQYGILQEIVDRDFINLPARQALEQLSQQIQARAPAISRHSQQR
- a CDS encoding two-partner secretion domain-containing protein encodes the protein MMMHHRDRPILRWSIHHCCLWGMLTVGGSLMPSIAMAQITPTTNWGGENSRLNPAGLVNGQSALVIEGGATRGNNLFHSFQQFNVANVQRVYFANPANTSLIFSRVVGGQPSNILGTLGVNGLASLFLLNPQGVIFGPNAQLDIRGAFTATTANAVQFGNQGTWAIAPTSNPPLLSIAPSALTFAANQGAITSQSQNLVGAAGQSLLLLGRSVQLNGGNITVPGGRVELGGINGDGTLALQQRGNQFEIVALQGIPADVTMTNATTVNLRSNNGGDFVVGANNFTLSGEGTQIQTGLADNVSQPNAQAGNVDIQAINAVTIQNSATIDRLIPATASGGNGQIRIEAKTIDLLNGGRINSTLEGRGGGGIVSLKADVIRIDEVASNRQSSGIQTGVESGAVGTGSDVTLQARLLQITNGGRVETDTAGTGDAGNITIDLTGEFGSFGLSAARRSRSGIGTFVERNAIGNSGKITINADSVLFQDGAKALVNVAGQGQGKTLAINTIGNVILDGAKPFPGSTPSGLLSLLRDGAVGRSGDIKIRAESLIVQDGAAISTDATGQGDSGNVDVVVRDLAVFDGASPTGFRSTIGTSVERLFFPGFSFVGNAAGQAGTISVTAREVQLTNGGYFASSLTDAPGAAGKIIVNATENVIISGTGTTKLFSPSGSISFEASSGLFTETSDDTSGAGGEIRINSPNLDLSNAALINSLTSSRGPGGNITLNVPEINISGGAQVRVTTLDTARAGDILLNAADRLVVSGTNPNFVPADSPDLQPLFSASAILADTQPDSSGPGGILRINAGDAIVQNQGTISVSSQGQGAAGLLDITARSLLLKDRGSLTAGTSNATGGNINLNLQAALLLRNASTISTTAGTAQAGGDGGNIQIRSPFIVSVPNENSDITANAFSGQGGQVSIDTLALFGLIPRSRSDLAIALGSNEPSQLQPSRLRSNDITAISQIDLNLSGDVRISQLDVDPTQSAARLPDDLLDRSDQINQSLCRVTQGSQFILTGRGGRPTSPIVRQLTPLRTWEDIRFSQVAETAEAKAASMVQMPGTRQIDRLTEAQSWYRSDDGKIHLAAKVNRAKSSWMSLPGC